A single window of Grus americana isolate bGruAme1 chromosome 10, bGruAme1.mat, whole genome shotgun sequence DNA harbors:
- the PIGB gene encoding GPI mannosyltransferase 3 isoform X1, whose amino-acid sequence MEAAGGLLARARARRPEAVRLRKRRSVLYSAPGGAAGQRGSGAAGESAPLLALTVALRTLNCFLVQTSFVPDEYWQSLEVAHRMVFNYGYLTWEWANGLRGYSYPLIFAGIYKALQLLAKDDVQLLIWVPRLAQAVLAAFADVKLYSLVQHLENVETAKCVYFCQLCSWFTWYSCTRTLTNTMETLLTIFALSYYPIKGSKMGSSCKYLALIALAIVIRPTAVILWIPLVFSHFLQEQRKADLILHNCIPVGLITVGTSLIIDRVFFGEWVLVQLNFLKFNVLQNLGTFYGSHPWHWYFTQGLPVILGTHLPFFIHGCVLAPKRYRIFLMAVIWTVLVYSTLSHKEFRFIYPVLPFCMVFCGYSLKHLKAWKKSAASFLLLSNLVPALYTGLIHQRGSLDVMSHIQQLCNNSYQSQAFVFIMMPCHSTPFYSHVHCPLKMRFLQCPPDLTGNESYIDEADLFYSNPLGWLNKEFYNDTLLPSHLIIFSVLEQEISSFLALRDYEKTATVFHTHVPQGRVGSHIYVYRRKT is encoded by the exons ATGGAGGCGGCCGGCGGGCTGCTGGCGCGGGCCCGGGCGCGGAGGCCGGAGGCGGTGCGGCTCCGCAAGCGGCGGTCGGTGCTGTACAGCGCCCCCGGCGGAGCCGCCGGGCAGCGAGGCTCCG GCGCTGCCGGCGAGTCGGCGCCGCTGCTGGCGCTCACGGTGGCGCTGCGGACGCTCAACTGCTTCCTCGTCCAGACCAGCTTCGTCCCGGATGAGTACTGGCAGTCGCTGGAGGTGGCGCATCGCATGGTCTTCAA TTATGGCTACCTGACTTGGGAATGGGCAAATGGCTTAAGGGGCTATTCGTACCCGCTGATCTTTGCGGGCATCTACAAAGCTTTACAGCTGCTGGCTAAGGATGATGTTCAGCTGCTG ATATGGGTCCCCAGACTCGCacaggcagtgctggcagcttTTGCTGATGTGAAGCTTTATTCGTTAGTGCAACACCTTGAAAATGTAGAAACAGCAAAGTGCGTG TACTTCTGCCAGCTGTGTTCCTGGTTTACATGGTATTCCTGTACCAGAACTCTAACAAACACCATGGAAACTCTTCTTACCATCTTTGCTCTTTCCTACTATCCGATAAAAGGTTCCAAGATGGGGAGCAG TTGCAAATATTTAGCTTTGATAGCACTTGCAATTGTTATTCGTCCTACTGCTGTTATCCTGTGGATACCTTTggttttcagtcattttttgcaagaacagaggaaagcagaCCTTATCCTACACAACTGCATTCCAGTTGG ATTGATCACAGTAGGAACCTCTTTAATAATTGACCGTGTGTTTTTTGGTGAG TGGGTACTGGTTCAGCTGAACTTCTTGAAATTCAACGTGCTGCAGAATTTGGGAACATTTTATGGATCTCATCCTTGGCATTGGTACTTCACTCAGGGACTACCAGTCATCTTAGGTACCCATCTGCCCTTCTTTATTCATGGCTGTGTGCTGGCACCGAAGAGGTATCGCATCTTTCTAATGGCAGTGATTTGGACAGTGTTGGTATACAG CACACTGAGCCATAAAGAATTCAGGTTCATCTATCCAGTACTGCCATTTTGCATGGTTTTTTGTG GATATTCTTTGAAACACCTGAAAGCATGGAAGAAATCTGCAGCAAGTTTCCTGCTTTTATCAAACTTAGTCCCAGCCCTGTATACAGGCTTGATTCACCAGCGAGGCTCTCTTGATGTCATGAGTCACATACAGCAACTCTGTAATAACTCTTACCAATCACAAGCTTTTGTCTTCATCATGATGCCATGCCACTCTACTCCATTTTACAG TCATGTTCACTGTCCTCTGAAAATGAGATTCCTTCAGTGTCCCCCAGACCTTACTGGAAATGAGAGCTATATTGATGAAGCAGATTTGTTTTACTCTAATCCACTCGGCTGGCTTAATAAGGAGTTTTACAATGATACGTTACTACCCAGTCACTTGATCATCTTCAGTGTGCTAGAACAG GAAATATCATCATTTCTAGCTTTAAGGGACTATGAGAAAACAGCCACTGTCTTTCACACGCATGTACCTCAAGGACGAGTTGGAAGCCACATTTATGTCTACAGgagaaaaacctga
- the LOC129210603 gene encoding protein PIGBOS1-like, which yields MGGRLPLPQVALAVALGVASGLYIYRPVFQPPGPRQPPEGTAGPPADAAPEKRP from the coding sequence ATGGGGGGGCGGCTGCCGCTGCCGCAGGTGGCACTGGCCGTGGCGCTCGGCGTGGCCAGCGGGCTCTACATCTACCGGCCCGTCTTCCAGCCGCCCGGGCCCCGACAGCCCCCCGAGGGCACGGCGGGGCCGCCGGCGGATGCTGCGCCGGAGAAGAGGCCTTGA
- the PIGB gene encoding GPI mannosyltransferase 3 isoform X2: protein MEAAGGLLARARARRPEAVRLRKRRSVLYSAPGGAAGQRGSGAAGESAPLLALTVALRTLNCFLVQTSFVPDEYWQSLEVAHRMVFNYGYLTWEWANGLRGYSYPLIFAGIYKALQLLAKDDVQLLIWVPRLAQAVLAAFADVKLYSLVQHLENVETAKCVYFCQLCSWFTWYSCTRTLTNTMETLLTIFALSYYPIKGSKMGSSHFLQEQRKADLILHNCIPVGLITVGTSLIIDRVFFGEWVLVQLNFLKFNVLQNLGTFYGSHPWHWYFTQGLPVILGTHLPFFIHGCVLAPKRYRIFLMAVIWTVLVYSTLSHKEFRFIYPVLPFCMVFCGYSLKHLKAWKKSAASFLLLSNLVPALYTGLIHQRGSLDVMSHIQQLCNNSYQSQAFVFIMMPCHSTPFYSHVHCPLKMRFLQCPPDLTGNESYIDEADLFYSNPLGWLNKEFYNDTLLPSHLIIFSVLEQEISSFLALRDYEKTATVFHTHVPQGRVGSHIYVYRRKT from the exons ATGGAGGCGGCCGGCGGGCTGCTGGCGCGGGCCCGGGCGCGGAGGCCGGAGGCGGTGCGGCTCCGCAAGCGGCGGTCGGTGCTGTACAGCGCCCCCGGCGGAGCCGCCGGGCAGCGAGGCTCCG GCGCTGCCGGCGAGTCGGCGCCGCTGCTGGCGCTCACGGTGGCGCTGCGGACGCTCAACTGCTTCCTCGTCCAGACCAGCTTCGTCCCGGATGAGTACTGGCAGTCGCTGGAGGTGGCGCATCGCATGGTCTTCAA TTATGGCTACCTGACTTGGGAATGGGCAAATGGCTTAAGGGGCTATTCGTACCCGCTGATCTTTGCGGGCATCTACAAAGCTTTACAGCTGCTGGCTAAGGATGATGTTCAGCTGCTG ATATGGGTCCCCAGACTCGCacaggcagtgctggcagcttTTGCTGATGTGAAGCTTTATTCGTTAGTGCAACACCTTGAAAATGTAGAAACAGCAAAGTGCGTG TACTTCTGCCAGCTGTGTTCCTGGTTTACATGGTATTCCTGTACCAGAACTCTAACAAACACCATGGAAACTCTTCTTACCATCTTTGCTCTTTCCTACTATCCGATAAAAGGTTCCAAGATGGGGAGCAG tcattttttgcaagaacagaggaaagcagaCCTTATCCTACACAACTGCATTCCAGTTGG ATTGATCACAGTAGGAACCTCTTTAATAATTGACCGTGTGTTTTTTGGTGAG TGGGTACTGGTTCAGCTGAACTTCTTGAAATTCAACGTGCTGCAGAATTTGGGAACATTTTATGGATCTCATCCTTGGCATTGGTACTTCACTCAGGGACTACCAGTCATCTTAGGTACCCATCTGCCCTTCTTTATTCATGGCTGTGTGCTGGCACCGAAGAGGTATCGCATCTTTCTAATGGCAGTGATTTGGACAGTGTTGGTATACAG CACACTGAGCCATAAAGAATTCAGGTTCATCTATCCAGTACTGCCATTTTGCATGGTTTTTTGTG GATATTCTTTGAAACACCTGAAAGCATGGAAGAAATCTGCAGCAAGTTTCCTGCTTTTATCAAACTTAGTCCCAGCCCTGTATACAGGCTTGATTCACCAGCGAGGCTCTCTTGATGTCATGAGTCACATACAGCAACTCTGTAATAACTCTTACCAATCACAAGCTTTTGTCTTCATCATGATGCCATGCCACTCTACTCCATTTTACAG TCATGTTCACTGTCCTCTGAAAATGAGATTCCTTCAGTGTCCCCCAGACCTTACTGGAAATGAGAGCTATATTGATGAAGCAGATTTGTTTTACTCTAATCCACTCGGCTGGCTTAATAAGGAGTTTTACAATGATACGTTACTACCCAGTCACTTGATCATCTTCAGTGTGCTAGAACAG GAAATATCATCATTTCTAGCTTTAAGGGACTATGAGAAAACAGCCACTGTCTTTCACACGCATGTACCTCAAGGACGAGTTGGAAGCCACATTTATGTCTACAGgagaaaaacctga